A stretch of DNA from Babesia bovis T2Bo chromosome 2, whole genome shotgun sequence:
TTTGAAGCCCCTGTGAGGGGTAAAAATGATTTCTTTgatcaatatcaatgtaAGCACATTACCTATGATTTTATCAGAAATGCAGTGACATCTGAAAAGAACCAGAAGACTATACTCATGGTCATGAGGGATATGCCTATTGGATGGTATATTAACAGCGCAATCAGGGGTCAGTTATTATCTTTGTCCCTACAAACATCTACAGATACTGCCAAGGCAGGATACAATGTATATGCAGCAAACATACATACTGACTGGGAAGCAGAAGCAGACCCGGATGGAACGGAGGAGTATTACGGTCTCAAAAAGATAAAGGTTATGTTCGACAAGTTTAAGATTCCAATAAAAGGTTCCCTATACTTAGCAATGGTTTTAAATAGAAAAGACGCTGAATTATTCAAGCCATCTGTCAGTCCTACTCCTTTGTTTGAAGGAATGGTTCTGATAAATAATGAAGAACTCGACAAATCTAAGATTCCCGTATTAACTGAAGGCTCCTTCGATTTATCAGCGTTGATACCCAAGGTTGCCAGTCatgctgtatatatcaatactgAAATGACATGCCCCGATAAAAGATTACCACCTCTGGAGGTTACTATTGATGGAACAAAGGACTATAGTTACAAACGCGGCACCTTCGATGAATTGTCAGCGCTTTTCTTCACCAACTATCCTGAAAGTAAGTGGACCAAACCTTACCCACGGAAGTTGGTACCATTGGACACTAAGATTGAGCAAGTGTTTGCAAAGGCTGTGAAAGACCTTATAGCGTATCGTTCGCTAGTGGACAGTCCAGACAGTAAACTACAGTTATGCGCAAAAGCTAAAGCTTAAGAAATTACATAGTACGTGTGTTGTTTTTGGAAATGACATAGACCTGAATATTATTAAACTAGTTTAAATATGACTTACCATATCTGTTGCATGTACTAAAAACTCTGCGGCTGGAGCACACATAACACCGTTCTCCATGGGCTCATTCCCACTACATAAAATAATTTAGACATGGAGATTGCACTTACATTCTATAAATACCAATAGGAATGATATGCATCTTGGTATGCATATAGTTAAACAACTGTCCGAATGTCGGTTTGCTACATTGAGTAATGATATCTTCAACTGGTAATAATTCAATACCACGCTGAAACAGTTTAAAAAATTACTTATACACAACTCACCGTATCCCCATCTATGGCAGACACGCTAACTAGGTCGAATAGAATACGATACAACGCATAATCTTCATGGATGAACATGGTATTCATTGTGACGCTGTATAGCATTTCATCACTAATGAACTGTCCTCTAGAAAACTCTACGGAATGAATGTACGACAACGAAGGGTCCAGCTTCTTGTCTAATACATTCCACGCTGACCACATTGTATCATCTAGGTAGGAAACGTTTGTTCCACACTTCAACTCTACAAGGCCGTAGATGCTGGTTCCAGTTTTCGATTTACCACGCTTTTTGATGGATGCTTGTATCAAGCTTTTTAGATGTCTATATGTAACAATAGTCCGTACATCCAAATCTGCCTCTGAATCACCAGGTGCATCTAACTCGGGACTCGGTATCACATATATGTAGCACGCCATAAAAAGCTCAGCTCTGAAACCATATAGCGCCAATCAGACCAACATACCTTTTGACATCTACATCCGACATTGGGTCACCATCAATCAAGGCAAGGAACGCTTTGAACCGTTGCAAGGGCAAAGGGTTAACCTTAACTGAGACTTCTTTGCCAAAGATGACTACATTGAATTCATCTAACTCCTGGAAATACAATAATAGCTGAATCACGAATTCAGAGTAGCCGACAATAACCATAACAGGTCGACACGGATCCTGGAAAACTGTTCGACAAGCCTGGCAGATTGAATCCACTATAATAGAGTTATTTTCAGTTGGACTAACTTGTAACACCAAGGCGTCCTCATGTACTTTGTTATCAACGCCGTTATCCAGACTAGGTTGATTTAACATTGGGTACAAATTACCATCATTATCCATTTCATCCAGACTGGCGGTAATATCACTACCGATCCTATTGAGAACCAGGCTGATCATACTACTTCTTATGGGCACTGTAGAATTCCTACCGCTTGTTACGATATCATGTTTTGTTTTGCTAGAAGATTCCACATCCGCGACGAGCACAGCTCGATCTCCGGGACGGATCATATACCCACTTCCCGAAGGATTGAGTTGGTATGTACGATAGTTATGATTACCATGTATGATCCCAATTACGATATATCCATGGATGTTGTACAAATTAGAGCACAGCGTCTGCAAACAAGATTTAAAGCAACAATATAGAAACCCACGTCAAAATCGGTACCAACCAAGCGTTCCGATATTGCTATTGTACGTAGCCTTCTCCCTATACCTCTGACGTAATTATCGTACAGGTCATCGCCTTTACATCTCTGCACGATTGCACTATGCGTCAAGGATAAGTTTATGATCAATGTAATGATCCCGGGGCACGTGATATTCTTTGCGATAATTGCTGACTTGAAGCGGTAGAGGTTAACTACATTGGTGTATGGTCTATGGGCGATTTGAGGGCGCAGAGTTGAACAATACTGAATGATCACACGATCTGCGCTTATACCAAATTTTTTAAGACTTATAACACGCCCGACAGTTTTCATATCGGCCTTTCTTGGATCTCCATGTTTAAATGATGAGAGAACGAAGGTACCAACGGCATCCTTTGCTTTGATTGTATGCAGGATATCCACGTTACCGTTAATACCCGGATCATCCAATACTATGCAGAGTGAAACGCGCAAAATCTTGGCCTGATTAATCTGTATTTCATATGAAGACATGCTTAGAGTAGATATGACTATAATCTTCAGCTTCAATCCTGAATAGTATATCTTGGCAATGAACAACGAAAGTTGTATTGGGTCGACTTCACCAATCAAGACGATTGATGATTGCATTGAACCCCTGTTTAGCTGTGAAACACACGAATTAGCACATACCAGAAATACAAGTGTCCGGAAATCTCCTTTTCCCTATCAACACCTTGGATGAAGTTATTCATTTCATAGGGGATCCAGACAAGcataaaaatgataaagCATAGCGCCACAAGTTTTGCTTCTATGGTCAAAGGTGTTATATCACCATAACCAACGGTTGAGAACGTAATCAGCGAGTAGTAGAAAAATTCGCCATATTGCTTAAATGCATGTTTAAAGGCAGAATCTACTCCCGAGTTAGGGTGTATGCCCTGCAAAACATACATAACACCTACAGAAAATATGAATCAAAATCTGACAACATACTAGCAAAGGCGTTGGTCATAATGAATATGCCTAACactattttatatgttCTATGGGCTCCATG
This window harbors:
- a CDS encoding putative integral membrane protein, with amino-acid sequence MDRYNSRSSPDYVDEEPPAYNDGVDSESVQQVLSEHMIDVTEIDEAVPQSISRGSYEKPSEDMVPVDDLESRGSEDVQPMGQPGDIEAGTGVCPFGFDEHGRRFSEEGPVETEEGLFVNPFDTNMDDLSYKLRMFALLGFLPFFWIGWVIGAIYGAVSRKTKQIHKKLSILLFGLSVVGAAVIIVTTSAIYLSLKSVPATPKLTKAYVSENPLFPFLDYEPAVAPGILPEPDAAKFEAPVRGKNDFFDQYQLTSEKNQKTILMVMRDMPIGWYINSAIRDTAKAGYNVYAANIHTDWEAEADPDGTEEYYGLKKIKVMFDKFKIPIKGSLYLAMVLNRKDAELFKPSVSPTPLFEGMVLINNEELDKSKIPVLTEGSFDLSALIPKVASHAVYINTEMTCPDKRLPPLEVTIDGTKDYSYKRGTFDELSALFFTNYPESKWTKPYPRKLVPLDTKIEQVFAKAVKDLIAYRSLVDSPDSKLQLCAKAKA
- a CDS encoding Calcium-activated BK potassium channel alpha subunit family protein, which gives rise to MKDTNMYDLNSKQNRQTDGSAIRTVKAIFDFVIITLMTVSVFVAVITARDQDSRWGEIIPIIIGALLFPISLYVFQGIQTVVDTIKSSLVLRRRHIDALSHIDSSVCRSDDDVKYGFRRCVSSILKTVETIKMRYSNAKLSLTFMMQNSCLTLIFLDSLKLVLWFITLTYWRRNDDTMVWKIDLTPPTIYKLHYASLSLTNAELCLFLLATTEITDVLGSFEFWINIFLLPPLMCLIKVIVCNHLTYFHLYWMMGFLLWIKHFLILDKTIHMIRGGIVHGAHRTYKIVLGIFIMTNAFASVMYVLQGIHPNSGVDSAFKHAFKQYGEFFYYSLITFSTVGYGDITPLTIEAKLVALCFIIFMLVWIPYEMNNFIQGVDREKEISGHLYFWGSMQSSIVLIGEVDPIQLSLFIAKIYYSGLKLKIIVISTLSMSSYEIQINQAKILRVSLCIVLDDPGINGNVDILHTIKAKDAVGTFVLSSFKHGDPRKADMKTVGRVISLKKFGISADRVIIQYCSTLRPQIAHRPYTNVVNLYRFKSAIIAKNITCPGIITLIINLSLTHSAIVQRCKGDDLYDNYVRGIGRRLRTIAISERLVGTDFDTLCSNLYNIHGYIVIGIIHGNHNYRTYQLNPSGSGYMIRPGDRAVLVADVESSSKTKHDIVTSGRNSTVPIRSSMISLVLNRIGSDITASLDEMDNDGNLYPMLNQPSLDNGVDNKVHEDALVLQVSPTENNSIIVDSICQACRTVFQDPCRPVMVIVGYSEFVIQLLLYFQELDEFNVVIFGKEVSVKVNPLPLQRFKAFLALIDGDPMSDVDVKRAELFMACYIYVIPSPELDAPGDSEADLDVRTIVTYRHLKSLIQASIKKRGKSKTGTSIYGLVELKCGTNVSYLDDTMWSAWNVLDKKLDPSLSYIHSVEFSRGQFISDEMLYSVTMNTMFIHEDYALYRILFDLVSVSAIDGDTRGIELLPVEDIITQCSKPTFGQLFNYMHTKMHIIPIGIYRIGNEPMENGVMCAPAAEFLVHATDMVYVISKNNTRTM